CCAATCCAGCGACCAGTGACGACAATCGATGGTAGAAAAACTAAAAATGAAGCAGAGAAAAATAGGAGACCAAAACTCAGCTTTTCGAGCAAAAATCTGGAGAGAGATTGATTGAAATTCGAGACTTAGGGCACCCAAAAGAAGGAGAGGAGATAAGTCATACAAATGCTGGGTtcttacttaatttttttttgacaactTGTGGCGATGATTTCCTACGGCCACAGTGCTGGTGACGGCCGACAATTGGGAAGAAATATGGAGACTTCAGTGGCTTGATGGGCTTAGGATCATCGATAAAGAGAATTAGAGGAAGGTAAGGGCTTTAAATAGTGCTAGGATGGCATTGGATTCTGACTCAAATTCTTCTTCCGTGGAAGAAGTGTCCTATTCGAACTCACCTCCCTCCCATCCACTATATTTCCAACACATACGCAGCATGTGCTAGCTTTTTTTTGATCAACTGGGTCTTGGGTATTACATTCTCTctttctaaaaataaattttatcctcaaaattttttttgtttaagttctcaaAATTTTGGATTGCttttatcataattatttttttatttcaaaatcgaaTCTTTCAGCATGATATCtttcagatcaaatttttattttgatcaatttgagaataattcagACCACTATGCTTTCGCTGCACATTCTAATTCAAATCTAACAATGTACTTGTATCAATTTTAAGTTTCTAGATTATGTCATAATCAGTATAAGTCATTGTCTCAATGTCTCTAGTGTCTACCTACCTATActcatatctgattctatgtatcataatttatctatttatgctctgataccactttaattgtcacatcCTCGATCCAAAATTACAAGTTGAGGGCCATGGCAACCGTCACATACTtatgaaaaattttcttcataagcatgcaaggtatctcatcacgatatcaatgcatcacagcagaataaaatttaaataattattatttaactttaatttaaataattaaatcaaatatcttatatctaataaagttttactaaaaataaaataatagatctaagtttaatgaagttgataatgctaaatctcacctctaTAAGCTCTGTCGCAACATTATTATCcatgctcgtaattaattatctgaatctgaaaaaaaataaaaagagaggtgatgagttagacagcccaataagtaataaatatctcaactaaatattttaaatattatataatattcaagaataatactgtgaataaatataaaaatatattttatgctagTTCAATgcaaattcaatcttttcaaatatttatatacaacataatcataaattcgattcaaatcaaaatactcataattCAATAACCACGACTATGACTAACGTTTAACCCTTATTgacagggtccactgaataccagcgcataaCTTTTATTGATAAGGTCTACTAAATACCAGTGCATAACCTCCACTGACAGAGTCTAttgagtaccaatgtataatctccaTTAGTAGgatccactgaaatatagttagactgagagtatAAATTTGATCTGTATCAAAATTTGACTGAAATATTTTGTAGCATAACAtgtcataattttcactgaacatatgcataatcaataaatcatagtatttcagaattatttttcattcaaacataatttcataaatcatacataattttaaaaaataattatttaattttaaaataaatataaaatatctcaagaagatgattcattacttacctttcagaGACCACTGAGCGAATAGATTGATTAATCTTTAGAAAATTCTTCAgtatctattattcaaaattatattcttgcattaattctaattcagaattagatctaaataaatctcaaatcaaaactcCATTTAGGCTCAGACTTTttactaaactcgatcaaaatcgtcaaaaaaagaggtccttcactggactaatcttagaaagataacttcgagatagagaaatccatcaagagagagaatccatctaaagagagaaagtaaaacttttagagagagaaagtggagactcAAACTCAGAGAGAAGGGAGGGAAAAGAgagaaattctctctttttttttttctttcttcttcttcacggGACAGAGGACCCATGCGGTCCTCTTTTTACTTTCCACGGAAGAGGGAACTCCTTGTTCCCTTAATCCCAATGCCAAGGAGGTCCACCTCCTGGCCGGCAACACTAGTGGCCAGAAGAGCAGGCCATGGTGGCAACCAACGACCCCAGTCCGGTGACTAGCGACGGCAACCGAtggtagaaaaattaaaaatgaagCAGGAAAAAATAGGAGACCAAATGTCAGCTTTTCGAACAAAAATCTGGAGAGAGACCGACCAAAATTCGAGACTTAGGACATacagaagaaggagagaaaattAGTCATACAAATGCTGGGTTcttacctaatttttttttgacaactTGTGGTGATGATTTCCCACAGCCACAGTGCTAGTGGCGACCGATGATTGGGAAGAAATATGGAGACTTTGGCAGCTTGATGGGCTTAGGATCACCGATAAAGAGAATTAGAGGAAGATAGGGACTTTAAATAGTGCTAGGATGGTGTCTGATTCTGGCTCAAATTCTTCTTttatagaagaagagaagaagagtctTATTCAGACTCATCTCACTCCCATCCATCGTATTTCCAACACATACGCAGCACGTGCCttctattctctattttttttttttgtcaaccgCGTGTTGAGTATTATATTAGATTAGAATTGCTACAAATTATTATACTATTGTTATTATAATTATCATCATTATCATTATTGTGAGAAGAAAGGGGAACGAAGGCCCTCTGGTTGGTGGAATTATTGAAAATGTCCATTCCAAAAGCAGCCTCTTCGGATGAGGTGGGATCACGATTTCCCAATGCACGATTCCCAAAGAATCGCTCAACGGAtatggaccaaaaaaaaaaaaaggaaagtttGAGAGTAAGATACAAAATAGTTGAATGTACAACAATGCTTttgttagctttttttttttttcctcttctccatTTTTCCAGGTTGCTACGAATCTAATTGATATACTACAGCGCCACAGATGTGATCGGAGGTATCATATGACAGCTGTTTGTGAGCTAACGTTCAGCTAAAATTTTAGCTTAATTGTGTTTAGGATGCAGTATTGGGGCTAGAGAAATACTTTGTGCAACACGGGCGTTGTGCAGGCAGAGCCGGGATGcggtgtcctttttttttttttttcttccgacCCTATGCATGAGTCAATCACCACAAGTTATACGCATGATGCTACCTGCAGTGCACAAAATATTTCTCGTTATTTTAGAGAGACTTGCATATCAGTTAGATGCAAATGGGCCGGCCTGTAGGCCAATTTCAAATTTTGGCCAGGCCACAGAGCTTTTCCAGTGGCAAGTTTTCTGGCCCACTTGCATATGTAAGAGCGGAACATCAGTTTTCCGTTTGATGCCCAATTAGGTTGATGTCCAAACTTTTCAAGGAAAGTGTAAAACTTCAAAGAAGCAGAGTAAAGAGGAGTATGATGGTAAGGCAGTCAGCATTCATTCATCACTTCCTTATTTATGTTGCAAATATATAGGAGCAGGTGAGGATTGTATCTTTTGcacagaaaaaaaaatgatcgatCTTTTTTCACGATATAAATTATTGGATCATATTTTACATAACTTTCAAAACATGACATCTATTTTATGATCGGTATAGATGGATAGAAAAAAAAGGTTTAGAAAGCTGTGTAAAGTGACATTCAATGGTTGACCTCGCGAAAAAAAGGATCAATCATCCTTCCATGCGAAGGATATAACCCAAACCCTATAAGAGCCGAGGGATAAGCTATTTATAGCTTGTGGATATGCGGAAAAGTCAACTGGATACAAGCTTTGTAATAATGCGAGGACTAATTTTTATGTTTTGGGCAGACGTGGCCTTGAAGGCACTGGAGCCATAGTGGAGTCATCCCCAATAGCTAGTCTCTAATGCTGTTTGCAGCGCAGAAGTGGTTTCATTTGGTTTGGTGACTAACCTTTGGATGTCGTAGTGGTCATCTTTTTCTAGGTGCCAACGTACCATCCATCATAAAAATCGCTCGCTTGGAGTTGGTGACACTTTGGGTCATTTAATGATCCAGATGGTGCGGTGTGATgcatcaattttatttatttaaccaTCGCCAACAACAATGGACACGTTTGTCTGCAACATGAAAAGCATGTGTGCGGTGGACTCATGCTCAAAGCTGTCCATTCTACTAATTGAAATGGAGGAGAGGTTGACCGAGCTTTCATATGTgggtaaagaaaagaaaatataatgaAACAGCAGGTTAGGTTGGCTACTAGCCAAACTGGCCTCAGCTTATCCAGTTACGTTATTCAGAATATTAACCAAAGGGGTATGAGTGGCATACGATATGTCAAATAacatgtccttttttttttttttttttcttttgaggacAAATAGATTTGGCCTTGGGTTCCAATATTAGGTACCATTAAGGAAATATAATATTTCTTTCCAAATGCCACTACTTTTACTGCTACAATTGCTACAAATTATTATACTATTGTTATTATAATTATCATCATTATCATTGTTATGAGAGGGAAGGGGAACGAAGGCCCTCTGGTTGGTGGAATTAGTGAAAATGTCCATCCCAAAAGCAGCCTCCTCAGATGAGGTGGGATCACGATTTCCCAATGCACGATTCCCAAAGAACTGCTCAACGGATAtggacaaaaaaagaaaaaagaaaaaaagttcgaGAGTAAGATACAAAATAGTTGAATGTACAACAATGATTttgttagctttttttttttttttcactcttcTCCATTTTTCCAGGTTGCTACGAATCTAATTGATATACTACAGCGCCACAGATGTGATCGGAGGTATCATATGACAGAGCTGTTTGTGAGCTAACGTTCAGCTAAAATTTTAGCTTAATTGTGTTTAGGATGCAGTATTGTGATTAGAGAAATGCTTTGTGCACCGCAGGCGGTGCACAAGGCCGGAGTGcagcatctgatttttttttttttcgatcctGTGCGTGAGTCAATCATCACGGACGACATCCGTGATGCTGCTGGTGGTACATAAAATATTTCTGATCGAGACTATTTTAGAGAGACCTGCATATCAGTTAGATGCAAATGGGCCGGGCTGTAGGCCAATTTCAAATTGTGGCCAGGCCATGGAGCTTGTCCAGTGGCAAGTTTTCTGGCCCATTTGCATATCTGAGATCGGACCATCAGTTTTCTGTTTGATGCCCAATTTGGTTGATGTCCAAACTTTTCAAGAGAAGAGTAAAACTTCAAAAAAGCAGAGTAAAGAAGAGTACGATGGTAAGGCAGTCAGCATTCATTCATCACTTCTTTATTTATGTTGCAAATATATAGGAGCAGGTGAGGATTGTATCTTTTGCACAGAAAAAAatgatcgattttttttttaCGGCATGAATTATTGGAGTTGGTGACACTTTGGGTCATTTAATGATCCAGATGGTGCGGTGTGATgcatcaattttatttatttaatcatCGCCAACAACAATTGACACGTTTGTCTGCAACATGAAAAGCATGAGTGCAGTGGACTCACGCTTAAAGCTGTCCATTCTACTAATTCAAATGGGGGAGAGGTTGACTAAGCTTTCACATGTgggtaaagaaaagaaaatataatgaAACAGCAGGTTGGGTTGATTACTAGCCAAACTGGGCTCAGCTTATCCAGTTACGTTATTTAAGAAGATTAACCAAAGGGGTATGAGTGGCATACGATGTGTCAAATaacatgtctttttttttttttttttcgaggaCAAATAGTTTTGGCCTTGGGTTCCAAGATTGATGAACTGTTCTTGAACTCCTGGATCATTCTTGTATAAATCTGAAACATGTCGAGATGAGATTGAAGACTATATATATCATCCTCTACCTTGGTGGCAGCTGGCGTTAATCTTATCCGTAGAAAAATCCCTGCACTAGGCATCGTAAGGATGCTTTGATCTGCTAGAGCATTCCAGCCTTCCAGGCAAGGGTACTTGATTTAACATCTATTATCTCACAGAACAAAGGTTAGAAATGTGGTGGAGGACAACAACTAAACACCATCTTTCTTGTATATGTTAAAATACTGGATACACCACAGACCTCCATTTATCTGAAAGAACGATTACCATAGTGGATTGCGTCTCTCTTACAGGTAACCTATAACTTATTTAGGCCCGGTTATTTATTAGGTGCAAATTCCACATTCCGATAAGCCATCCATTAATGGTGTACATGCAAAACTCTTTTCCTTTTCTTAGACAAAGAATGCAAGTCAAAAGGGCTGCCTCCATGAATTACATACTTTATTCTTAGCCACAGGAAATATGTAAGAAAGGTAGATTATAGCTCAAAGCACGCATTCttattcaccatctccttattTATCATTACACTAAGGTGGTGCAAACCATCTGACATACAATATTATTCTCTTAATTGCCATTTCCACCGCCAGACCCATATCCGTGGCCCTCACCGTAGCCTTCACCATGTCCAGAGCTCGAACCGGAACCAGCACCAGACCCTGCAGAGGAACCGGCACCCGAACCCGCAGATGAACTACCTCCAGGTCCCAGAAGTGGGACAGAGATAGACCCAGACCGAGAAGCAGAAAACGAATCCGAGTCGGAGCTGGAGCCGGCAGACCGAGATTCCGAACCCGAGCCAGATCCAGAGCCAGAGACACTAACACCTCCTGTGCCAACATCAACTCCAGTGCCAGCACCAACCCCACCACCCAGACCCACGCCAAGGTCCATCCTAGAGACCCGGCTCTCTGCAACCAAAGCAAAGGAAGCAACAACAAGAACAGCAAGGACTAGAGGCTTCAACCAAGCCATTCTTCTATTTCCTAGTCACTTTTTAGTGCAACAATGCTCACTTACTGCAGTATAAGAAGACAGTAGCAATAAGTTTTGTGACGAAGAGTAGCTGAAGGAATAGCTAGCTATTTATAGGCTGGTGGATATATACAAGGATGCGGGAAGTAAAAGTAAAGCAGTGGTGGTGGCGGGAGGACTGATCAGAGAAGGACGTTAATGGGTTGGCGTGTCCTCAAAGCTTGTGGAGGAGATTGCATGCGTTCTCAGTGGAGCAGTCCACATTAATCTCTAGTGCAGTTTGCCACGTAGCCGGCCACCACCGCCCATGGGCTCCGCGCACCAGAGGCAGAGTATGTTTGACTTGGCTCTTGTTGGCAGCGCTTCTCACGTGTCCCATTCTACTTGTTTTATAATGAGCGATTTAATTAGTGGATTGTAAAAGCTTAAAGGTTAATTGTTGTGTTTAGAGCATTTGGTTCAAAATGTGCGGTAGGATATAGGACTTTATTTAAGAAACGATACGTACATATCTCAACAAGATATATATCCAGGCAGGCATGCATGCACTCATAATTGAACAATGCACGTGTCTAAAATAAAGGGACCAATAGACAAGCTATCCACTCTCTTGATTCGATTGAGGTTAATTACCACTAGCCGACCAATGTAGTTAATTGCTATTGAAATTGCAGGTAAACCACTTGCATTACTTAGAAAACTAATTAAATGAGTAGGGTGGAAGAGGATATGACATTTTGCCACCAAATTGTGAAGGTGCTAGACAGCTTGGATTGCTATTGCACCACCTCAGTACTTGCGATGATGAGATGATGGCATTATATTGGATGCTGGTGTCACCCTGTTCTCATTTTGGCTATCATCTACCAAACTTGGACGGAGCCTAAGTGATCCAGGTGCCCTGTGGGCACGCAACAAATCGTCCATACTTGGCCACATGCTGAAACTTCCTATGAGGATTCAAGGCTCAAGCAAGCATGAAGAATGATCTCGAACGCTACCAACCTAGGCGTGTTAGATCCAGTGTCTACATTCTTCTTTACAGATGCGTGACCCTAAAACTGGTGGAGAACtgaaaattcaaatcaaattttaagtgcAAGTCTATATCTTTTCAATCCGGCATATGACATAAGACTTCTCGAGTTGAAGAGTGCAAATCCTCTGCAGTTGTAGCTGTGCAAAAATCCTTAAAATAGGGGCACCTGGTAGTCAAAGAAAGGACCAGGAATCAATTTGCCCTTTTTTTGGTTGGTTAATTATGCAACTCTACGACTTCAGTTGTGCAGGATCCACTGCCATTCAAAGAGACCCCTAATCAAGTTGGTATTCTAGTTGCATTTTGTTTCTCCATGACATGATTAGAACAGCATAGGGTACTACGTACACGGTGGTCAAGATAACTAGCAATTTTAACTTAAAGAATACTATTGCATCTTTGGAGGCAATCAAATAACATggtcaagaaaaaagaaaaagttatAGTTCTCTTATGGAATCACCTCTAGTACTGTGATGTCTTTAAGGTATATGTTTCTCATAGTATAAATGGCTATGATTTTCTTTTCCGAAGGCATGCATGGCTGCTCTAAATGAGATAGCCAGATTCTTTTCGTGCTAAGGTATcccttttaatattattttaaaccaGCTTCCACCAGGTTAACTTTCAAGAGGTCTGATCCTCTTGCCTCCAGGCATGGTTCCATAGTTTGCCTTAGTTTTAGCAAAACAACCATGTTTAGTAGTTTTGCTGTCGCATTTTGTCCAAGTTTAGGAGAGCATGCTGCGAGTATATCGAGTAAGGGTAAGCAAGAAACAGATGTAGATTGTAGAGCAATATGCAGTCAAATTGGCATTAGAAAGGAAACATCTTTCTCGTctgattttctaaaaaaaaattgtacgTGATTTATGATCTCCTTTTATTTGGAATCTAGCTTTCTTTGGTGACCATGCAACCGTCCAGTCACAGCTTATTTGATAGATGCAAGTTTGATATTCCATACGGGAAATTTGACATTCCATACAAATTGCATACATGAAGTCAGAACTTAATTACTGTAGTGTTTAACAAAAGCAGTTGAGAGAAAAGATCATAGATCAAAGCATAAGCACTCTCATTGGCCATCTTCTTATTTATTGATACAATGAGGTGGTGCAATTCTAGTACATAAAACTACAGTCAAGTAAATCACTTGCCATGGCCGCTACCATACCCAGACCCAGACCCGTGACCCTCACCATAACCCGAGCCTGAACCATCACCAGAACCAGAACCATGGCCTTCACCATACCCTTCGCCGTAGCCTTCACCATGTCCCGAACCAGTTCCCGCACCATGGCCATGGCCTTCACCGTAGCCTTCACCATATCCCGTACCAGATCCCGAGCCAGACCCTTGGCCAGAACCATAACCCGAACCTGAACCGGCATCAGACCCTGCGGATGACCCTGCACCTGAACCGGCCCCAGACCCCGCACCAGATCCAGAGCCAGAGGCCGAACCGGAGCCGGAGCCGGAAGCACTACCACCTCCTAAGCCAACACCAACTCCAACGCCAAGTCCACCACCCAGGCCCACACCAAGGTCCTTCCTGGAGACCCGACATTCTGCTACCAAGACAAAGGAAGCAACGACAAGAATAGCAGGGAGAAGAGGGTTCACGCAAGCCATAGTAATATAAAACCTTATAGTAGTCTCTTCTCGGCACTCTTAGTATGGGTCGGCAACCACAGTGTGAAGTCCAAATTATAACACTCGAGAGTAGGTAACTGCTGTGAAGAGAAGTTGGTGAGATGAGAGCTATTTATAAGCTTCAAAGTAGAGGTAGAAGGCATTCCAGGTGGTGGGAGGAACGTGAGAAAGGATTGTGAAAACTCTTAGGTTGGCGTGGCCACAAATTAAGCCTTGTGGATAAGATCGCATGTTCATTTGTGGAGCAATTCCTACTGCCATCGACCTGACGCGTTGCAGGTCGAGGTCATCCTTTGGCCCCGCGCACAGACTGAACAGTGATTGTCATAGAAGAGCTGGTTGCACGGCCTTTAGGCGTTTCATATAGCTAATGAAATATGATTGACTTAAAGATACCAGCTTATCAATTCTTGACTTATGAACTGAGTGATCAATCCCTTCTCTACTTTAATCACTAGGGGGGCAGAGTTAATGGGTGGCATTTGGCAGAGGGATATGTTGGGTTCTGTCCATGTGGGCCCAATATTTAATGGGTCACGTGAGGGTTTGAGTGCGCCGTCTCTTTTTCTCTTCGCTCTCCCTCTCGATCGCTGATACACACCCACGCAACCCGAACGCTGCCAtccgggagaaaaaaaaaatttttttttggctgtGATCTTTTGTCTACAATCAGAATGGTGATTCAATTTCTATTGGCCCAAAAATTTGTAGACGTGTTCCTTACATATGGTTCTCCACATCCAACAGTTTGATTGTTGTCAGATACTCTCTAACCTAGATTTTTATTTGACTTTGGATTGTGAGATTTTCGGAGTTGTTATTTGTTGTGGATTTAATGATCTGTGGTCTATGTAATCTCTGGAGTTTTCAGAAGAACTGTGTATCTCACTGATTATAGTGAAAGTTTTTTTCTCTGGCTTGGCCCGTGGTTTTTCCTGTTTCTGGGTTTTCCACGTAAAACTTTTGGTGTTCTTTTGTGCGATTTGATTTGTCTTTATTATTGGTGCTTGTTATTATTGGTTGCTCATATTTTTCTTAACAAATTGGTACCAAAGCCAGGTCGGCTACAGTGATTTGTGTGATTAGATGGAGGATAATAGCACAGGCACCATGTTGAAATTAACTCAGTCGAACTATTCGATCTGGAAGCCAACGATGGAGGATTATTTATACTGCAAAGATTTGCATGAGCCCATCGAAGGAGAGTGCGAAACCAGAAGGCAAGTCAGAGAAAGAGTGGCAGGTTATGCACAGAAAAGCTGTTGGATTGATCAGGCAGTGGATTGACAATAGTATATTCCATCATTTTACCACAGAGACCAATGCTAACTCACTTTGGACAAAACTAGAGGAGTTGTATGAGAGAAAGAGCCCACAAAATAAGGTGTTTTTGATGAGAAAGCTAGTCAACTTGAAGTACAAAGAAAATCGTTCGGTGACTGAACATCTCAGTGAGtttcttgatttgatgaatcaattGACTAGTGTTAAAATAGCCtttgatgatgaaggacaggcaTTACTTTTACTGAGTTCTCTACCTGACAGCTGGGAGACACTTGTTGTATCACTTAGCAATTCTGCCCCTAAAGATGTTTTGACATTAAATATGGTGAAAGACAGTATGTATAATGAAGAAACAAGGTGCAAAGAGCAAGGAATCTCTAACCAATCTGAGGCACTTGTTATAGAGAGGCGAGGGAGAAGCAACAGTAAAGCTCCTCAGTATTGTAACAAGAACAGAGGGAGATCACAAGGAAGGAAGAACATCAAGTGCTACCATTGTGGTAAGATAGGACACTACAAGAATGAATGTAGAAAACTCAAAAGAGAGAATTCAAGAAAAAGAGGTGAAGAAAAAGATGACAAAGAGAAGGGTACAGTAGCAGCAACTTCAGATGGTGATGTGTTCGTTGTCTGTGATGATGGATATGTTAACCTTATTTGTCCGGACTCTACTTGGATAGTTGATTCAGCTGCTTCATATCATGTCACATCACGACATAATTTTTTCACATCCTATGTGAAAGGTGACTATGGCCAAGTGAGAATGGGAAACAATGGTGTTTCTAAAATTATAGGTATGGGAGATGTATTACTAGAGACCAGCATAGGAGGCAAGCTACTGCTGAAGAATGTAAGACATGTATCAGACATTCGTCTCAACTTGATTTCCACATGTTGCCTTGATGAAGAAGGTTACTGTAATACTTTTAGTGAGGGGAGATGGAAGCTCACTAGAGGCTCACTGATAAAAGCCAGAGGCAAGAAGTTGGATACTCTCTACAGGACAGAAGTCAGGATATGTAGAGAAGAAATGAATGCTCTTGAAGATTCCTCTACTGAGCTGTGGCACAAGAGGCTTGGTCACATGAGCAAGAAAGGTCTAGAACTTCTTGCAAAGAAGAAACTCTTGCCAGATTTGAATGGTACTAATCTAACATCATGTACTCATTGTTTTATTGGTAAACAACATAGACATGCATTTCATAGATCATATCCTCATAGATGTCAAAGTATTCTTGATTTGGTTCATACTGATATCAGTTCTATGAATACTAAAAGTCTTGGCGGTGCTATTTATTTTGTTAACTTTATTGATGATCACTCTAGAAAGATTTGGGCATATCCTTTGAGATCTAAATATTAGGTGATAGATGTATTTAAGCATTTTCATGCAAGTGTTGAAAGAGAGACTGAAAAATAGTTGAAGTGTATTCGTGTTGATAATGGTGGCGAATACAGAGGTCCTTTTGAGAAGTATTGCAAGATTTTGGTATTAAGCTTGAGAAGACTGTTCTAAAGATGCCTCAGCACAACGGGATGGCAGAAAAGATGAACAGAATAATTGAAGAAAGGATATGATGTATGCTTTCACATGCTAAGCTACCTAACCTATTTTGGGATGAGGCAATGAGGACTGCAGTTGATTTAATTAATCTTTCTCCTTCAGCTCCATTGAATGGTGATATACCAAATAGAGTGTGGACGAAGAAAGATGTTTCCTGCAGACATTTGAGAGTGTTTGGCTGCCAAGCATTTGTTCATGTTCCTAAAGATGAGAGATCCAAGCTTGATAGCAAGATAAGATAG
Above is a genomic segment from Elaeis guineensis isolate ETL-2024a chromosome 1, EG11, whole genome shotgun sequence containing:
- the LOC105039727 gene encoding uncharacterized protein gives rise to the protein MACVNPLLPAILVVASFVLVAECRVSRKDLGVGLGGGLGVGVGVGLGGGSASGSGSGSASGSGSGAGSGAGSGAGSSAGSDAGSGSGYGSGQGSGSGSGTGYGEGYGEGHGHGAGTGSGHGEGYGEGYGEGHGSGSGDGSGSGYGEGHGSGSGYGSGHGLGNRRMAWLKPLVLAVLVVASFALVAESRVSRMDLGVGLGGGVGAGTGVDVGTGGVSVSGSGSGSGSESRSAGSSSDSDSFSASRSGSISVPLLGPGGSSSAGSGAGSSAGSGAGSGSSSGHGEGYGEGHGYGSGGGNGN